In Theileria equi strain WA chromosome 4 map unlocalized gcontig_1105316255033, whole genome shotgun sequence, the following are encoded in one genomic region:
- a CDS encoding conserved hypothetical protein (encoded by transcript BEWA_015480A): MGANSSKGTATGGLRVHRVYPNGPGELAGIELFFDYILEADGNVYNDDSDDTLRLFTSYIASQENKEVTLTIYNARKKSIRSVTMIPQKWEGVGLLGLTVKFSEFTSMDEGVHVVNVYDGSPASKAGLMPVTDYLLGTNLQLFLDLDCVRIHVANHVDEDVTLMVYNSITETVRKTVIRPTENWGGPGTLGCDLAKGYIHRIPYVKSIWSVPSIDEGVEEPVETIDLSVAPPPEITPLANPALTLTQSTSVEEPYLPPSMVDFQLNQTAEDNEEIPMSPSTQLSKNYQEIDFTECDKSSSSGRSDDDDVKKDTL; this comes from the exons ATGGGAGCAAATTCTTCCAAAGGCACCGCCACAGGAG GTCTTCGTGTCCACAGAGTCTACCCAAATGGACCAGGAG AATTGGCCGGGATAGAACTCTTTTTCGATTACATCTTGGAAGCAGATGGAAACGTTTATAATGACGATTCTGATGATACACTCAGACTCTTCACCTCCTATATAGCGAGCCAAGAAAATAAGGAGGTCACTTTGACGATTTACAACgccaggaagaagagtatACGTTCTGTTACTATGATTCCACAAAAATGGGAGGGTGTTGGCCTTTTGGGATTGACAGTAAAGTTTTCCGAATTCACATCAATGGATGAGGGTGTGCACGTTGTAAACGTTTACGACGGCTCACCAGCTAGTAAAGCTGGTCTAATGCCAGTTACAGATTATTTACTTGGTACAAATCTACAACTGTTTCTGGATCTAGATTGTGTAAGAATTCATGTGGCAAATCATGTCGATGAAGATGTAACTTTAATGGTTTATAATTCAATAACAGAAACTGTAAGAAAGACTGTTATAAGACCTACAGAGAACTGGGGAGGCCCAGGCACACTAGGTTGTGATTTAGCAAAGGGATATATACACAGAATTCCCTATGTGAAATCAATTTGGAGTGTTCCTAGTATAGACGAAGGGGTTGAGGAACCTGTTGAGACAATTGATCTTTCAGTGGCTCCACCACCAGAGATTACACCATTGGCAAATCCTGCATTAACTCTTACACAATCTACCAGCGTAGAAGAGCCATATTTGCCTCCATCCATGGTTGATTTTCAGCTGAATCAGACAGCtgaagataatgaagaGATCCCCATGAGTCCCAGCACACAACTCTCAAAGAACTACCAGGAGATTGATTTCACGGAATGTGATAAATCAAGCTCCTCAGGTAGGTCGGATGATGACGATGTAAAAAAAGACACGTTATAA
- a CDS encoding conserved hypothetical protein (encoded by transcript BEWA_015490A) gives MSSTQVYEPEESRFAPDLNLFGDETDGEDDVYRADQFVGEVHPPQVPRRKTSKANLLSLGNFWSGNDKDPLEPKEPKNHLWDFLVYSNLRESYSGNYATGVRFLESELKVAINKTRAALLSEILDSDENAMSTSSVELAFDKYIVQVLKRLRILIYRDKTIFKSLHDSTPRHSSAVSVVEKFIESHPEVIKLRNKIYTFRESKNKLIKGALEPLLRSVDQLRTKMLAEMYDPSSPILKRFNITRFLKHMDKISSRADFFGEYRFHLLKTYFNNKDELDEYINTQVTFGISDDMVNDFSKFVNTFTPDLEEPFHETRDVVQESYEHASVDENLDEMYNFMNGTAPDHLIGTAEEPPVEEIITEPSVPEQPEEEKVAEDELKLLEEARRKAAEILRFVFQFHNTIYRLKRLQRMQSIESV, from the exons ATGTCTTCCACCCAAGTTTatgaaccagaagaatCAAGATTCGCTCCAGACCTCAACCTTTTTGGCGATGAAACTGACGGAGAAGACGATGTGTACCGAGCTGATCAATTTGTAGGAG AGGTACACCCACCTCAGGTTCCAAGAAGGAAAACGTCCAAAGCGAATTTGCTCTCTCTGGGGAACTTTTGGAGtggaaatgataaagatcCTTTGGAACCCAAAGAACCAAAGAATCACCTCTGGGATTTTCTGGTTTATAGCAACCTTAGAGAATCATACTCTGGAAATTACGCCACTGGAGTTAGGTTTCTTGAATCAGAACTAAAGGTGGCTATAAATAAAACACGTGCAGCTCTACTAAGTGAGATTTTAGATTCCGATGAAAATGCCATGTCTACCTCGTCCGTGGAACTCGCGTTTGACAAATACATTGTCCAAGTTCTTAAACGTCTAAGGATTCTTATCTATAGAGACAAGACGATATTCAAGTCTCTACATGACTCTACACCTCGTCATAGCTCAGCGGTTTCGGTCgttgaaaaatttatagAGTCACATCCAGAGGTTATAAAACTACGCAACAAGATTTACACTTTTCGTGAatcaaaaaacaaacttatAAAAGGGGCTTTGGAGCCCTTGTTACGATCTGTAGATCAACTACGAACAAAAATGCTTGCAGAAATGTATGATCCCAGCTCCCCAATTTTGAAACGATTCAACATAACAAGATTTCTAAAACACATGGATAAGATAAGCTCAAGGGCCGATTTCTTTGGAGAATACAGATTCCATCTGCTAAAGACATACTTTAATAACAAAGATGAGCTGGATGAGTACATTAACACCCAAGTTACATTTGGTATATCGGACGACATGGTTAACGATTTCTCAAAATTCGTCAATACTTTCACTCCAGATCTTGAAGAACCGTTCCACGAAACCAGAGATGTTGTTCAGGAGAGCTATGAACACGCTAGCGTAGACGAAAACCTGGACGAAATGTACAACTTTATGAATGGAACTGCCCCTGATCACTTGATAGGAACAGCTGAAGAACCCCCAGTAGAGGAAATAATAACAGAACCTAGTGTTCCAGAACAACcagaagaggaaaaagTAGCGGAGGATGAACTTAAGTTGCTGGAAGAAGCAAGGAGAAAGGCTGCAGAAATTTTGAGGTTCGTTTTCCAGTTTCATAACACCATCTACAGGTTAAAACGATTGCAACGTATGCAATCTATAGAAAGCGTATAA
- a CDS encoding conserved hypothetical protein (encoded by transcript BEWA_015470A), producing the protein MLTSAILEHLVRSSGPIIHKSGARVRRFSSSGDKFRKFNEGTVERLPFGQNYFEWVEADYLDAPLDIHTKTAAESPLLSRNNVGMGFLVLNSKYSGISQINGLYRRLADLETNVYKRFVLVTSMTRKTFSLGLNPSEIFMFLGSMQKLLAKNTTTLYEPVVNALRNYLYNLADLSYLIFSYKKPLLVYANGSTAGYGMCLASLSNMSACYHHSKFRYSGYNFGMPPLGGLSYVLGRLDGCIGEYLALTGEEISGTDLIYSGLIERFISPDAIKVLQITSDRLMDLPERETYLHLREHFLPVKNSYSLHRYEPLIMEHFSKSSIEEIKESLSAGADKSITKSCNLAEGQVKDWENKTLESIKKNTDKYANVSLSIFVFIFLQGTLKLIKRVKRNTSYLLEKYARHIHAPLDTPPDYGLDMRHALEKPLHDAIMEEVLTDAINEEIDAFCDITSKILGKNIHLKTSNKWQPFERSGFAISSVPGLKKLHPDYNPKTGCEYDKKMMERQVERWSDTFLQKELLMMKRIIETYSN; encoded by the exons ATGTTAACAAGTGCGATTTTAGAGCATCTAGTTAGATCGTCCGGGCCTATTATCCATAAAAGTGGCGCTCGTGTCAGAAGATTTTCGAGTTCTGGTGATAAGTTCAGGAAATTCAATGAAGGGACTGTAGAAAGGCTACCg TTTGGCCAAAACTACTTTGAATGGGTAGAAGCTGACTATCTGGATGCTCCCCTAGACATTCACACAAAAACCGCCGCTGAGTCCCCTTTACTCTCCCGCAATAATGTAGGAATGGGATTTTTGGTGTTAAACAG CAAATATTCCGGGATATCGCAAATAAATGGGCTATACAGGAGACTAGCCGACCTGGAGACAAACGTCTACAAGAGATTTGTTCTCGTTACAAGTATGACCAGGAAAACGTTTAGTCTCGGATTGAATCCTTCAGAAATTTTCATGTTTCTAGGATCAATGCAGAAGTTGTTAGCCAAAAACACAACCACTCTCTATGAACCAGTTGTAAATGCGTTGAGAAACTACCTTTATAACTTAGCTGACTTATCATATCTTATATTCAGCTACAAAAAACCGCTATTAGTTTATGCTAACGGGTCaactg CTGGATATGGAATGTGTTTGGCTTCACTTTCAAACATGAGTGCTTGCTACCATCATAGCAAATTCAGATATAGTGGATATAATTTTGGGATGCCTCCACTTGGCGGTTTATCATATGTTCTTGGTCGTCTAGATGGTTGCATTGGTGAATACTTGGCGTTGACAGGAGAAGAAATTTCAGGAACTGATCTGATTTATTCTGGGTTAATCGAAAGATTCATATCTCCTGATGCAATAAAGGTGTTGCAAATAACCTCAGat AGACTAATGGACCTGCCGGAAAGGGAGACGTATCTCCATTTACGAGAACACTTTCTTCCTGTAAAGAATAGTTACTCACTACATCGCTATGAACCTCTTATTATGGAGCATTTCAGTAAAAGTTCAATCGAGGAAATTAAAGAGAGTCTGTCTGCTGGTGCAGACAAATCTATTACTAAAAGTTGCAATCTGGCGGAGGGTCAAGTTAAAGATTGGGAAAATAAAACCCTTGAATCAATAAAAAAAAATACTGACAAATATGCAAATGTAAGCCTTAGCATCTTTGTATTTATTTTTCTGCAGGGAACTCTCAAACTAATTAAAAGAGTGAAAAGAAACACTTCATATCTACTGGAAAAATATGCACGTCATATCCATGCACCACTAGATACACCTCCAGATTATGGCTTAGATATGAGACACGCGCTGGAAAAACCGCTTCACGATGCAATTATGGAGGAAGTGTTAACAGATGCAATAAATGAAGAAATTGATGCGTTCTGCGATATCACTTCAAAAATATTGGGGAAAAATATACACTTGAAAACAAGTAATAAATGGCAACCATTTGAAAGGTCTGGCTTTGCGATTTCATCTGTACCTGGTCTAAAAAAATTGCATCCAGATTATAACCCCAAAACTGGTTGCGAATATGATAaaaaaatgatggaaagaCAGGTAGAAAGATGGAGTGATACTTTCCTTCAAAAGGAACTGCTAATGATGAAGAGAATAATAGAAACTTATAgtaattaa
- a CDS encoding conserved hypothetical protein (encoded by transcript BEWA_015450A) — translation MARTDFKKEGPKGQKKEEIKYPCSPRSQKWIGNLLPVLESYNYNYSEIIQLVRNCDYNADKIQEEVERIMEMNIGHEQGEWEVVRPSRGGASSSHSGSREPKKGPKNQEQFKGKQRPERRRNVPVAAPQQPPQVQKPPKEEKEPTVVVPTPVQEISVEESVPRKSLFTSWASLLKSEEKVTVEEPKLVPEEPKVEAPVKKEPVKKSPVVKPAVVLPKEINFGSDASLMFGCLEEDNPWSKPSVWQDQVTHWQPNRVGHVKMNRNGRVQDPIPGENLSGGHWQGSYYERFNKQQLVYTYSEETDKQKSFQMPESSAQYPQKERDPVNGVYFNYPYANDRLQNPPGLVGYYTTPQPYYGFNGTNNANSTNNISSSMWQN, via the coding sequence AGAAATGGATCGGAAATTTGTTGCCAGTCTTGGAGAGCTACAACTACAACTACTCTGAGATCATACAGTTGGTTAGAAACTGTGACTATAATGCAGACAAGATTCAAGAAGAGGTCGAACgtataatggaaatgaatATCGGTCACGAACAAGGAGAATGGGAAGTTGTTAGGCCAAGCAGAGGGGGAGCCTCAAGCTCACACTCTGGCAGCCGTGAACCCAAAAAGGGTCCAAAGAATCAGGAACAGTTTAAGGGCAAGCAAAGGCCCGAAAGGAGACGTAATGTTCCTGTGGCTGCCCCTCAACAACCGCCACAGGTGCAGAAACCACCAAAGGAGGAGAAAGAACCAACTGTTGTAGTACCGACTCCTGTACAAGAAATTTCTGTGGAAGAATCTGTTCCTCGCAAATCTCTCTTTACCTCGTGGGCATCACTTTTGaaatctgaagaaaaggtTACAGTAGAAGAGCCAAAACTGGTTCCTGAAGAACCTAAAGTTGAAGCACCGGTCAAGAAGGAACCTGTCAAAAAATCGCCTGTTGTAAAGCCTGCTGTAGTCTTACCAAAGGAAATCAACTTTGGAAGCGATGCTAGTCTCATGTTTGGCTGTCTTGAGGAGGACAATCCCTGGAGCAAGCCCAGTGTATGGCAAGATCAAGTAACACACTGGCAACCAAATAGGGTTGGCCATGTTAAAATGAATAGAAACGGTCGTGTACAAGACCCTATCCCCGGAGAGAACCTGTCTGGTGGACATTGGCAAGGGTCTTACTATGAAAGGTTCAACAAGCAACAACTTGTCTACACTTATAGCGAGGAGACTGACAAACAAAAATCATTCCAAATGCCAGAATCTTCTGCTCAATACCCACAAAAGGAACGCGATCCCGTCAATGGTGTCTATTTTAATTACCCGTACGCCAATGATCGCCTTCAAAACCCACCCGGTTTGGTTGGATACTACACAACTCCACAGCCTTATTACGGATTTAATGGTACCAATAACGCCAACTCGACAAACAACATTAGCTCGTCTATGTGGCAAAActaa
- a CDS encoding DEAD box ATP-dependent RNA helicase family member protein (encoded by transcript BEWA_015460A), which yields MMRKLQLLRNGLCTREHELSLLLSRYVRSFPSNVKVWGSSVIQLNPVLDRNIVSRNKLLFRRRFKRCRIMLNGKPIYPNGFQLSTLRPQLGGSDLFIASPPNSGKTISYILPEVLKYRHGQLDCTEKQKILVLVPTLDLILRGTRIASGALKDVANVQPLYYKTLANNEDLSDISNANVIYSTPLSAYRLLLKQPVIFNNVRTLVIDEANRILHEKSSIFAVKIRNLLPENIQIIVLAPRNEDKLRQFASRFLRVNFRVISFCPEYKNVPITQHIPGPQRSGTPIPEDFEVHTLIPREKTELEERVEKNRLKVLDHCKIRQVYVDKDVKCEYILYKPIDFTTTLLSAILEHDKVIVIFPTVKMAQFCYIFFKHIMEIHCDTGKQFYALHGHLSLEKRRFVVDLFSSCQNGILFATDVVSVGLSFPHVEAVIQVGAARSVDVLSDRIGCSFYHESDKKSGYNLLLLHDLDTHILHEASQHNCDIKTRRADTLIYKCHKIDTKWVNSPSYLASCELMYRSLLGYYCNNADRLKFQRWQTPSLVNEIIKSFGCSNEFSVSKQFAARLHLLNAPGLAVKYDSIEKTQLQAAVLAYSGFRSRVLQGGISAKGFSKVAEMQIQSVPLKCNQEC from the coding sequence ATGATGCGAAAGCTTCAACTATTAAGGAATGGGCTATGTACAAGAGAACATGAACTTAGTCTTTTGCTATCGAGATACGTACGATCGTTTCCGTCTAATGTCAAAGTTTGGGGATCTTCCGTTATCCAGTTAAATCCAGTATTGGATCGCAATATCGTAAGCAGGAATAAGCTATTATTCAGACGAAGGTTCAAGAGATGTCGGATAATGCTAAATGGGAAACCAATTTACCCAAACGGTTTCCAACTATCGACTTTAAGACCTCAACTGGGAGGTTCAGACCTTTTTATCGCATCTCCACCTAATAGTGGAAAGACTATATCGTATATTCTGCCAGAAGTTTTGAAATATCGCCATGGACAGTTAGATTGCACTGAGAAACAGAAGATCCTCGTTCTGGTCCCTACTTTGGATCTAATACTACGAGGGACTAGAATTGCATCAGGAGCTCTGAAAGATGTAGCGAATGTGCAGCCATTATACTACAAAACTCTGGCGAATAATGAAGATCTATCGGATATATCAAACGCAAATGTGATTTATTCCACACCACTGTCTGCATATAGGTTACTACTTAAGCAACCAGTTATATTTAATAATGTTCGCACATTGGTTATTGATGAAGCGAATAGGATTTTGCACGAAAAATCTTCCATCTTTGCAGTAAAGATAAGGAATTTGTTACCGGAGAATATCCAGATCATTGTTTTGGCACCAAGAAATGAGGATAAACTACGGCAGTTTGCGTCGAGATTTCTGCGTGTTAATTTTAGAGTAATATCATTCTGCCCAgagtacaagaatgtaccGATAACTCAACACATTCCGGGGCCGCAAAGAAGTGGCACGCCTATTCCGGAGGATTTTGAAGTTCATACTCTGATACCTAGAGAAAAAACGGAACTGGAAGAAAGGGTTGAGAAAAATCGTTTAAAGGTTCTAGATCATTGTAAAATACGCCAGGTCTATGTAGACAAGGATGTCAAATGtgaatatattttgtataaacCCATAGATTTTACAACCACTCTACTTTCCGCAATCTTGGAACACGATAAAGTGATAGTGATATTTCCTACGGTGAAAATGGCACAATTTTGCtatatatttttcaagcatataatggagatacaTTGTGATACTGGCAAGCAGTTTTATGCTTTGCATGGGCACCTTTCCCTTGAAAAGAGGAGGTTTGTGGTTGACTTATTTTCATCCTGTCAGAATGGCATACTGTTTGCAACAGACGTTGTCTCTGTAGGATTATCGTTTCCACATGTTGAGGCTGTTATTCAAGTGGGAGCTGCTCGTTCTGTGGATGTTCTCTCTGATAGGATTGGTTGTTCTTTCTATCACGAATCAGACAAAAAAAGTGGGTACAATTTACTTCTTTTGCATGATTTGGATACACACATCTTGCATGAAGCATCTCAACACAATTGTGATATAAAAACTAGACGTGCAGATACCCTCATATACAAGTGCCACAAAATTGATACAAAATGGGTAAATTCCCCAAGCTATCTTGCATCTTGTGAATTAATGTATAGATCACTTCTTGGCTATTATTGTAATAATGCAGATCGACTAAAGTTTCAGCGCTGGCAAACTCCTAGCCTTGTGAATGAGATTATAAAATCATTTGGTTGTAGTAATGAGTTTTCTGTGAGCAAACAATTTGCCGCAAGATTGCATCTGTTGAATGCGCCTGGATTGGCTGTAAAATACGATTCCATAGAAAAAACGCAGTTACAAGCAGCAGTGCTTGCATATTCTGGTTTCAGATCGCGTGTTCTTCAGGGAGGCATTTCTGCAAAAGGATTTTCAAAAGTTGCTGAAATGCAAATTCAATCTGTTCCCTTGAAGTGCAACCAAGAATGTTAA